One window of the Chitinimonas sp. BJYL2 genome contains the following:
- a CDS encoding GGDEF domain-containing protein, with amino-acid sequence MADSELLYQRTAYFLAQTFFIKDNREELLQCAHKYDFEIAFFDQLADFVDQLHHASDDDLYVIDLDVLNNMQTESNRTMFLGDLLKRLPAGREYVYLQTARQSGRFLLQRTLVENNCLAYAEKPIANDVLIDKLFNLFARKRSPERSRVVYLGDRHAFDTGMLREAAVEVFPHEDAQTLHQMVKQHRPDVVIIDDTFFMRTPVVAQVLKKNIEVDPSMEIVLLQGKPDALVSRQGIESGFDEIMLLKDRDILTRQMLNRLLKTRVNKNLISRDRATGLLNKVGFQRRAQETIRQAAAAGVPLSLAVIDIDKFKTINDTWGHYFGDIVIKRLSLLLDAHVGADDLLSRFGGEEFVLLLWNCDGAAAHQRMDAMRLAFGQLGFEVAAGDMRQFSFSGGVASYPQFQTESTLFLQADAMLYEAKQGGRNRICR; translated from the coding sequence ATGGCGGATAGCGAGCTTTTATACCAGCGAACAGCCTACTTTCTGGCACAGACCTTTTTCATCAAGGACAACCGGGAAGAGCTGCTCCAGTGCGCGCATAAGTACGATTTTGAAATCGCGTTCTTTGATCAGCTGGCCGACTTTGTCGACCAGCTGCATCACGCGAGTGATGACGATCTCTACGTCATTGATCTGGATGTGCTCAACAACATGCAGACCGAGAGCAACCGGACCATGTTTCTGGGCGATCTGCTCAAGCGCCTGCCGGCCGGGCGCGAGTATGTCTACCTGCAAACCGCCCGCCAGAGTGGTCGTTTCCTGCTCCAGCGCACGCTGGTCGAGAACAACTGCCTCGCTTATGCAGAAAAGCCAATCGCCAATGATGTGCTGATCGACAAGCTGTTCAACCTGTTTGCGCGCAAGCGCTCACCCGAGCGGAGCCGCGTGGTGTATCTGGGTGATCGTCATGCCTTTGATACGGGCATGCTGCGTGAGGCTGCCGTGGAGGTGTTTCCGCACGAGGATGCGCAGACCCTGCACCAGATGGTCAAGCAGCATCGTCCTGACGTGGTGATCATTGACGATACGTTCTTCATGCGCACTCCCGTGGTCGCACAGGTACTCAAGAAGAACATCGAGGTCGATCCCAGCATGGAGATCGTGCTGCTCCAGGGCAAACCCGATGCCCTTGTCTCTCGCCAGGGTATCGAAAGCGGCTTCGATGAAATCATGCTACTCAAGGATCGAGACATCCTGACGCGGCAGATGCTCAACCGCCTGCTCAAGACCCGCGTGAACAAAAACCTGATCAGCCGTGATCGCGCCACCGGCCTGCTGAACAAGGTCGGCTTCCAGCGGCGGGCACAGGAAACCATCCGCCAGGCTGCGGCGGCCGGTGTGCCGCTGTCGCTGGCCGTGATCGATATCGACAAGTTCAAGACCATCAATGACACCTGGGGCCACTACTTCGGGGATATCGTCATCAAGCGTCTCTCACTGCTGCTGGATGCCCATGTGGGTGCCGATGATCTGTTAAGCCGCTTTGGCGGTGAAGAATTCGTGCTCTTGCTGTGGAACTGTGATGGTGCCGCCGCGCACCAACGTATGGACGCCATGCGGCTAGCCTTCGGGCAGCTCGGCTTTGAGGTGGCGGCCGGCGATATGCGTCAGTTTTCGTTCAGCGGCGGGGTGGCAAGCTACCCGCAGTTCCAGACCGAAAGCACGTTGTTCCTGCAGGCTGACGCCATGTTGTACGAAGCCAAGCAGGGCGGCCGCAACCGCATCTGCAGGTAG
- the flhB gene encoding flagellar biosynthesis protein FlhB → MAEDSDLERTEDPSPRRLEDARAKGQIARSQELVAFSVLLAGLGSIMAMGGSILDGFKKIFRDTLVFDRGTLADMDLVVARFAQASWDGLMIVLPVSATIAVAAVLASILLSGWLFTWDAVAPKFSKLNPISGIGRMFSIRSLVEMSKAILKSALIGGIAAFTIWSERDEIAQLIVMPPYESLAYLVDMIETTLLIVVGSMIVIVLIDVPYQLWDYKRNLRMTKEEVKQENKESDGDPHIKAKIRQLQMQAARQRMMAEIPKANVIVTNPTHYAVALRYDEKTMQAPQVVAKGAFLLAERIIEIGKENKVPILRTPPLARALYHHADLGQDIPTALYSAVAEVLAYIMQLTSFRKFGGHSPTLSSTLPVPPELDPGGEA, encoded by the coding sequence ATGGCTGAAGACAGCGATCTAGAACGTACAGAAGACCCCAGTCCCCGAAGGCTGGAAGATGCGCGCGCCAAAGGGCAGATTGCACGCTCACAGGAGCTGGTTGCCTTCTCGGTATTGCTTGCCGGCTTGGGCAGCATCATGGCCATGGGTGGATCCATACTCGACGGCTTCAAGAAAATCTTTCGCGATACCCTGGTTTTTGATCGCGGCACCTTAGCCGATATGGATCTGGTCGTCGCCCGCTTCGCGCAGGCCTCCTGGGATGGCCTGATGATCGTGTTACCCGTGTCGGCCACCATCGCCGTTGCTGCCGTACTCGCTTCGATACTCCTGTCCGGCTGGCTGTTCACCTGGGATGCGGTCGCCCCCAAATTCAGCAAGCTCAATCCCATCAGCGGCATTGGCCGCATGTTCTCGATCCGCTCGCTGGTCGAGATGAGCAAAGCCATTCTCAAGTCTGCACTGATTGGCGGTATCGCCGCCTTCACCATCTGGAGCGAACGCGACGAGATTGCCCAACTAATCGTGATGCCCCCCTACGAGAGCCTCGCCTATCTGGTGGACATGATCGAAACCACCTTGTTGATCGTGGTGGGTTCGATGATCGTGATCGTGCTGATCGATGTGCCCTATCAGCTGTGGGATTACAAACGCAACCTGCGCATGACCAAGGAAGAGGTCAAGCAGGAAAACAAGGAATCCGACGGCGATCCCCATATCAAAGCCAAGATCCGCCAATTGCAGATGCAGGCGGCGCGTCAGCGCATGATGGCGGAAATCCCCAAGGCCAATGTCATTGTCACCAACCCTACCCACTACGCCGTCGCATTGCGCTACGACGAAAAAACCATGCAAGCACCGCAAGTGGTTGCCAAGGGTGCCTTTCTGCTGGCCGAGCGCATCATCGAGATCGGCAAGGAAAACAAGGTACCCATCCTGCGCACCCCGCCATTGGCCCGGGCTTTGTACCACCACGCCGACCTAGGTCAGGACATCCCCACGGCGCTGTACTCGGCCGTCGCGGAAGTGCTTGCCTACATCATGCAACTGACCAGTTTCCGCAAGTTTGGCGGGCACTCACCCACACTGAGCAGCACCCTGCCCGTGCCGCCCGAGCTGGACCCTGGCGGCGAAGCATAG
- the typA gene encoding translational GTPase TypA: MSRALRNIAIIAHVDHGKTTLVDQLLRQSGTFRDNQQVDERVMDSNDLEKERGITILAKNTAIDYEGTHINIVDTPGHADFGGEVERVLGMVDGVLLLVDAVEGPMPQTRFVTKKALALGLRPIVVINKVDRPGARPDWVLDQTFDLFDRLGATDEQLDFPIIYASGLNGFAKLNLDETSDNMRPLFETVLKHVPTPPGDANAPLQLQLAALDYSTYTGRLGVGKVINGRIKPGQQVVVMNHDEQVATGRINQVLGFKGLERVPVDGAEAGDIIIISGLDDIGIGVTICDKENPVGLPVLGVDEPTLTMDFMVNTSPLAGTEGKFVTSRQIRDRLNKELLTNVALRVEDTADADVFRVSGRGELHLTILLESMRREGFEMAVAKPRVVYKEINGVKCEPYENLTIDLEDEHQGGIMEEIGRRRGELTNMESDGQGRTRLEYHIPARGLIGFQSDFMTMTRGTGLMSHVFDDYAPTKPDMPGRHNGVLISQDNGEAVAYALWKLEDRGRMFVSPGDKLYEGMIIGIHSRDNDLIVNPIKGKQLTNVRASGTDEAVRLTPPIKLTLESAVEFIDDDELVEITPQSIRIRKRHLNEHDRKRALRASEN, translated from the coding sequence ATGTCCCGCGCCCTCCGTAATATCGCCATTATCGCCCACGTTGACCACGGCAAGACGACCCTGGTTGACCAACTCCTTCGCCAGTCTGGCACCTTCCGCGACAACCAGCAGGTTGATGAACGCGTGATGGACAGCAACGATCTTGAGAAGGAGCGTGGCATCACGATTCTGGCCAAGAACACGGCGATTGATTACGAAGGCACGCATATCAATATCGTCGACACCCCCGGTCACGCCGACTTTGGCGGTGAAGTCGAGCGTGTGCTCGGCATGGTCGATGGCGTGCTGCTGCTGGTGGATGCCGTAGAAGGCCCGATGCCGCAAACCCGCTTCGTGACCAAGAAGGCACTGGCTTTGGGTCTGCGTCCTATCGTCGTGATCAACAAGGTTGACCGCCCCGGTGCGCGCCCTGACTGGGTGCTGGACCAGACCTTCGATCTGTTCGACCGTCTCGGCGCAACCGACGAGCAACTCGATTTCCCCATCATTTATGCGTCTGGCCTCAATGGCTTTGCCAAGCTGAACCTGGATGAGACCTCGGACAATATGCGTCCGCTGTTCGAAACCGTGCTCAAGCATGTGCCCACCCCGCCCGGTGATGCCAATGCCCCCTTGCAGCTGCAACTGGCCGCACTGGATTACTCGACCTACACTGGCCGTCTTGGCGTAGGCAAGGTGATCAACGGTCGTATCAAGCCGGGCCAGCAAGTCGTGGTGATGAACCATGACGAGCAGGTGGCAACCGGCCGCATCAACCAGGTTCTCGGTTTCAAGGGTCTGGAACGTGTGCCGGTCGACGGTGCCGAAGCCGGTGACATCATCATCATTTCGGGTCTCGACGATATCGGTATCGGTGTCACCATTTGTGACAAGGAAAACCCGGTTGGTTTGCCTGTACTGGGTGTGGACGAGCCGACCCTGACCATGGACTTCATGGTCAATACCTCGCCGCTGGCCGGCACCGAGGGCAAGTTCGTCACCTCGCGCCAGATTCGCGATCGCCTGAACAAGGAACTGCTGACCAACGTGGCCCTGCGTGTGGAAGATACGGCGGATGCCGATGTGTTCCGTGTTTCCGGTCGTGGCGAGCTGCACCTCACCATCCTGCTGGAAAGCATGCGTCGCGAAGGCTTTGAAATGGCCGTGGCCAAGCCGCGCGTGGTGTACAAGGAAATCAACGGCGTGAAGTGCGAGCCGTACGAAAACCTGACCATCGACCTGGAAGATGAACACCAGGGCGGCATCATGGAAGAAATCGGTCGTCGCCGCGGCGAGCTGACCAATATGGAATCGGATGGCCAGGGCCGTACCCGTCTCGAATACCATATCCCTGCCCGTGGCCTGATCGGCTTCCAGTCCGACTTCATGACCATGACGCGTGGTACCGGCCTGATGAGCCATGTGTTCGACGACTACGCACCGACCAAGCCGGATATGCCTGGCCGTCACAATGGCGTACTGATCTCGCAGGATAACGGCGAAGCGGTCGCCTATGCGCTGTGGAAGCTGGAAGACCGCGGCCGTATGTTCGTGAGCCCCGGCGACAAGCTGTATGAAGGCATGATCATCGGCATCCACTCGCGCGACAATGATCTGATCGTCAACCCCATCAAGGGCAAGCAGCTGACCAACGTCCGCGCATCGGGCACTGATGAGGCCGTACGTCTGACCCCCCCGATCAAGCTGACCCTGGAGTCGGCGGTGGAGTTCATTGATGATGACGAGCTGGTTGAGATCACGCCGCAGAGCATCCGTATTCGCAAGCGCCATCTGAATGAGCATGATCGCAAGCGCGCCCTGCGTGCCTCGGAAAACTGA
- a CDS encoding methyl-accepting chemotaxis protein encodes MTLRAKLIGLVAGLIALMVMLAISSLMTLAATNEDFASTYNDRIVPLKQLKVVADMYAVNIVDTTHKLNHQSMDPAAAQASYAAAKAGISEQWKAYTATKLTDEEKVLVSRAETAMAKADELVRQLEAKTAAKDMAGIDTLARQQLYPVIDPVSTAISELVDLQLREAKKGFDTAQEDYASVRTWTVIKLFVALALGIGVAFWIVTTMNTKISTLNRIMRQARDNNDLTLRIPQHNQDEIDSVARAYNALADNMQSLIRTVAVAVDSVNGEAEQLASTSEQVAQATNLGSEATSSMAAAVEEVTVSIAHVADSAKEAHEVGEASRLMAQQGGAQIQATIERIHAIDGAVASTADKVTALGKDAERITSVVSVIKDVADQTNLLALNAAIEAARAGEQGRGFAVVADEVRKLAERTANATVDIQNMVGQIGANSQQAVAAIAATVERAHECAMLASEAGSAIASITRDVDAGEHAVAVIAEALNEHKAGTQQIAQQVERVAQITEENTAAVATMSQTATNLGDLTRRLHAEIRRFRYDAGGA; translated from the coding sequence ATGACATTGCGAGCCAAACTGATCGGTCTGGTCGCCGGACTGATTGCCCTGATGGTGATGCTAGCCATCTCCAGCCTGATGACGCTGGCGGCGACCAATGAGGACTTCGCCTCAACCTATAACGATCGCATCGTGCCGCTCAAGCAGCTCAAAGTGGTTGCTGACATGTATGCCGTCAATATCGTCGATACGACCCACAAGCTGAACCACCAAAGCATGGACCCGGCCGCTGCGCAGGCCAGCTACGCCGCGGCCAAGGCTGGTATCTCCGAGCAATGGAAGGCCTACACCGCCACCAAGCTGACGGACGAGGAAAAAGTATTGGTGAGCCGTGCCGAAACGGCAATGGCCAAGGCAGACGAATTGGTACGCCAGCTCGAAGCCAAAACAGCGGCCAAGGATATGGCAGGTATCGATACACTGGCCAGGCAACAGCTCTACCCCGTGATCGACCCCGTCTCCACGGCCATCTCCGAACTGGTGGACCTGCAGTTGCGTGAGGCCAAGAAGGGTTTTGACACGGCCCAGGAAGACTATGCCAGCGTGCGCACCTGGACGGTCATCAAGCTGTTTGTCGCACTGGCACTGGGTATTGGTGTGGCATTCTGGATCGTCACCACCATGAATACCAAGATCTCGACGCTGAACCGGATCATGCGGCAGGCGCGAGATAACAACGACCTCACCTTGCGTATCCCGCAGCACAATCAGGATGAGATCGATAGCGTTGCGCGTGCTTACAACGCGCTAGCCGACAATATGCAGTCCCTGATCCGCACGGTCGCCGTTGCCGTCGATTCCGTGAATGGCGAGGCAGAACAGCTGGCCAGCACTTCCGAGCAGGTAGCCCAAGCTACCAATCTGGGTTCTGAAGCCACCAGCTCCATGGCAGCGGCAGTGGAAGAAGTGACGGTCAGCATTGCGCACGTCGCCGACAGCGCCAAGGAGGCGCACGAAGTTGGCGAGGCCAGCAGGCTGATGGCACAACAAGGTGGCGCGCAGATTCAGGCTACCATCGAGCGCATCCATGCCATCGACGGCGCCGTCGCCTCGACTGCCGACAAGGTCACGGCGCTGGGTAAGGATGCGGAGCGCATTACCAGCGTGGTCAGCGTCATCAAGGATGTGGCCGACCAGACCAATCTGCTGGCGCTCAACGCCGCCATCGAGGCCGCCCGTGCTGGCGAACAAGGCCGTGGTTTTGCAGTGGTGGCTGATGAAGTCCGCAAACTCGCAGAGCGCACCGCCAATGCCACGGTCGACATCCAGAACATGGTCGGTCAGATCGGCGCCAATAGTCAGCAGGCTGTGGCCGCTATTGCCGCTACGGTAGAACGTGCCCATGAGTGCGCCATGCTCGCCAGCGAGGCCGGCAGCGCCATTGCATCGATTACACGGGATGTGGATGCCGGAGAGCATGCCGTTGCCGTGATCGCGGAGGCGCTGAACGAACACAAGGCAGGGACCCAGCAGATTGCCCAGCAGGTTGAACGGGTTGCGCAGATTACCGAAGAAAACACCGCGGCCGTAGCAACAATGAGCCAGACCGCGACCAATCTTGGCGACCTTACCCGCCGTTTGCATGCCGAGATCCGTCGCTTCCGCTACGACGCAGGTGGTGCATGA
- a CDS encoding methyl-accepting chemotaxis protein, which produces MNLSRRWSLKRSLLISLLILVGGQIVLLWLAASQANRLMVGGPIYRDIKQAQDLVADILPPPAYLVETHLLAHELEASPDPQRIGKVKAAIATYRERLAYWRNSSLPKRVLDPMLLRAEPAAEAYITLLQTEYLPALTLDDRDKIAVLLRTLDKRFAEHRAGVELAVNAAREFQENEEARAQKEIAQAREVVLLVSGLSVLALIIAGWIAWRRLQGILGGEPVQVQTALSSMAGGDLSRLPDEMGVNEGSIAHGIVQLRERLMAVLQEIQSDSLTLEAHAAEVAASTEHLQRQSTTLATALSSAVAALEQVRFGLGHTRASAAENMSRATLTRESVQHGVTLVEAVGLEMQKIAGLLRLMDDIAYQTNMLSLNATIEAARAGQHGKGFAVVANEVRKLAQRSQIAANEVGAVSAHILSMSGEASKVFRKLRVAAEEAVVRGSEVAQATELQADGTNHIAESISGFAASSQSASAAAEELAAMAEQLSIMAESLREQTSYFRMPAPRS; this is translated from the coding sequence ATGAACCTGAGTCGTCGCTGGTCGCTCAAGCGCAGCCTGCTGATCTCTCTGCTCATTCTCGTTGGTGGGCAGATTGTCCTGCTCTGGCTTGCCGCCAGTCAGGCAAACAGGCTGATGGTGGGCGGGCCTATCTACCGCGATATCAAACAGGCTCAGGATCTGGTGGCAGATATCCTGCCACCGCCGGCCTACCTGGTCGAAACCCATCTGCTTGCCCACGAACTGGAGGCCTCTCCGGACCCCCAACGCATCGGCAAAGTAAAAGCGGCCATTGCGACGTATCGCGAACGGCTGGCCTACTGGCGTAACAGTTCGCTTCCCAAACGTGTGCTGGACCCTATGCTGCTGCGTGCCGAGCCGGCGGCAGAAGCCTATATCACCCTGCTGCAGACCGAGTATCTGCCCGCGTTGACACTGGATGACCGGGACAAGATTGCCGTGCTGCTGCGCACGCTCGACAAGCGCTTTGCCGAGCATCGTGCAGGCGTGGAATTGGCCGTCAATGCGGCCCGCGAATTCCAGGAAAACGAAGAAGCCCGGGCGCAAAAGGAGATCGCGCAGGCCAGAGAGGTCGTGCTGCTGGTCAGCGGGCTCAGCGTATTGGCACTGATCATTGCGGGCTGGATTGCCTGGCGACGCTTGCAAGGCATACTCGGTGGCGAACCCGTACAGGTCCAGACTGCGCTGAGCAGCATGGCTGGCGGGGATCTCTCGCGTCTGCCCGATGAAATGGGTGTGAACGAAGGCAGCATTGCGCACGGTATCGTCCAGTTGCGGGAGCGACTGATGGCGGTGCTGCAGGAGATCCAGTCCGACAGCCTGACACTCGAAGCCCACGCCGCAGAGGTTGCCGCCTCGACCGAACACCTGCAGCGGCAGAGCACCACGCTGGCGACCGCCTTATCGTCTGCGGTCGCCGCCTTGGAGCAGGTCCGGTTCGGCCTAGGCCATACGCGCGCTTCAGCCGCGGAGAACATGAGCCGCGCCACGCTCACCAGAGAATCCGTTCAGCATGGTGTGACCCTGGTGGAAGCCGTGGGACTGGAGATGCAGAAGATCGCCGGCCTTTTAAGGCTGATGGACGACATTGCTTACCAGACTAATATGCTCTCGCTCAATGCCACCATTGAAGCCGCACGGGCAGGTCAGCATGGCAAGGGGTTTGCAGTCGTGGCCAACGAGGTGCGCAAGCTGGCGCAGCGCAGCCAGATCGCGGCCAACGAAGTAGGCGCCGTCAGCGCCCATATCCTGTCCATGTCCGGCGAGGCAAGCAAGGTGTTCCGCAAGCTGCGCGTCGCCGCCGAGGAGGCAGTGGTACGAGGCAGCGAAGTGGCACAGGCGACAGAACTGCAGGCGGACGGCACCAACCATATCGCCGAGTCTATCAGCGGGTTTGCCGCATCCTCACAAAGCGCCAGCGCAGCCGCCGAAGAACTGGCGGCGATGGCAGAGCAGCTCAGCATCATGGCCGAAAGCTTGCGGGAGCAGACAAGCTACTTCCGGATGCCGGCCCCCCGCAGCTGA